Sequence from the Nocardia brasiliensis genome:
GGCTTCGACGTCGGCGTAGAAAGCATCGAAATCGAGGACGTCGCCTTCGGTGACGCGCAGCCAGCCGTCCTTGACCCATTGCGTGAACCGGCCGTCATTGGCGGCGTTGAGCCGCGCGTAGGCCGCTTCCGGTAGCCAGAACCGCCACAGCACGTCGACCCCGCCCGCGCTGTCAGGGAAAGCGAAGGCCATCGAACACAGATCCTGTCGGCTGGCCAAGTCGAGGCCGAACCAGCAGTCAGCCCCGGCGAACGCCGCCCGCCCGGCGTCGGCCGCGGTGTATGGCTCGCCGACCGAGGCGTCGAACAGGTGCATCGGCATCCAACGGAACGTTGCGCTCTGCCATTGGTTGAGCCGGAACTGTCGGAAGGCGACCTCGGCGATGGGATTGTTCCGAGCCTCCAGGGCCTGCTTACGCATCCCCTCCAACGAGAGGAACGTCCCCAACGCGGGATTGGCGAGGTGCCAGTTCTTTTCATTCCACGGGTCGGCGTCCATCGGGACGTTGCGCAGGTACACGAAAATGTGGGGGCTGCGCGCAGGGTCGTCGGCGACACGCTGCATCTCGCGGTGCATCGAACCGGCGAATGCTTCTGTGTCGCTACCGGCGGTCGTGGCGGCGACCATGAGCGGCTGGCGGCGGGCACCCGAGCCCATGCCGGTTCGCATCGCATCCCACATGCCGGAGTTCGGCCACGCGAGGATCTCGTCGGCACCGACACCGTGCGGGTTGGAGCCGAGCGCGCCGCCCGCGTCGGCCGCCAAGACTCGATAGAACGAGTCAGTCCGTGGATAGACGATGCGCTTCTCGGTCGCCTTGATCCGCAGGCGCTTCCGCAGGACCGTCGACAACTGCACCATTCGCTTGGCAACGTCGAAGACGAGACTGGCTTGCTCGCGGTTGCGGGCGCAGCCGTAGATCTCGGCGGACTCCTCGTCGTCCATCAGCAGCAGGTAGAGCATGATCCCGGCCAGCAGCTCGCTCTTGCCATTCTTGCGGGCAACCTCTATCCAGGCGATCTCGTATTGCCGCTTGTAGCAGCCATATTCCTGGCTCCAGACCGTCGCGCCGAGCAGTGGGTAGACGATGTCGTCGCGCTGCCAGTCCTCAAGGATGAACGGCCGTCCGGCGTAGGCGCCTTTGGTGTGGACCAGGACGTGGGCGAAGAAGTCCGCGGCCAGTGTTGCCCGCGCGAGGCACAGGTGATCGCCGGTCTCGCTACAGCGGAGACCGGATAGAGCGTTGCGGAATCCGCACGTCGGGACCGGCGCGCTGATGTCGGCCAGCGCAGATCACCGGCGGCGGGTCTTGGCCGCTGCGTCATCGACGACAGACGGCGCGAGCTCCGCGGCGGGCGCGTCGGCGAGAGTGAGCTGCTCGACCGTGGAAGGAGCTGCGACCGCGGCCGGTTCCCCTGCGCGCAGGCGGGCCGAGATTGCGTCGAGGCGGGCGGTCTCGGCGAGCAGACCGGGCGCGGTCGCGCGCAGCGCGGCGATGGCGCGGTCGAGGTCGTCGGCGATGGCGTCGGTGTGGATGGACATGGTTCTCCTCAGTCGTTGTCGGCGGTGTAGCGCCAGTCGCGGTCGATCAAGATGGCGGCCAGATCACAGGGCAGATGTCCGGTGGAGTGGGTGACGCCGCGGATGGCGCCCCAGTCCTGGGCATCGCCGTGCCAGTCCTGTGCGCTCGGCGTGGGGATGCCGACCTGCTCGGACAGCTCGGCCAGAACCCCGGCGAGTTTGCCGAAGGCCGCGGGCGGCTTCGCGCCGGTGGTGTAGAGCGCGGCGCGAACCTGCTCGAACTTGGCGGCCGTGCGGGCGTAGCGTTCCAGCGTTCGCGGCGGCGCGGCGGGGTGGCAGTGTGCGGTGAACTCGGCGATCTGCTCCCATCGGCCAGCCATCAGAGCCCGCTGGCCGTCGAGTCGTTGGCCCATCCTTCGGCATCCTTGAGGAAGGCATCCAGACCGTCGGTCGGGTCAATCTTGTTGTCGTAGAGCGGAACCAACTTCGCCAGCCGCATCATGTCCACACGCAGCGAGTTGAGCACCATCACGCCGGGGTGCCTGCTCAGGCCGCCCCGCTCGCCGGGGCGGATCATGCCGTCGGCGCGCATCCTGGCCATCGCCTCCTGATAGAGCGCCATGCAGTCCGCGTACATCGCCAGCGCGTCGAGGTTGACCACATCCGCGCGACCCTCGTCATAAATGCGGTCGGCGTGACGATGCCAGTGCTCTTTCGCGTGTTTGGTCAGCGCGAAGGGCGGGTTAATCTTCATTCGGAGCTCCCTTCCGGGCTGACGAGCCCTTGACCAGCGGATATGGACGGGCCATGGGGATGAAAACGGTTCGCAAAATCGTGACTTTTTGAGAGAGGGCCGGGGAGAACGGTCCGCGCCGGCGAGTCGCAGAGATACCCACCTGGGGTACCTGACGTACCCGCGCTAGGTATGTCCTATACCCGGCGCGAGTACGTCCGATTTGGTGCGGGAGTGACACCAATCGGCGCAGTCCTCGATAGCGAAATCCGTTGCGCCATGCCTACATTCGGTGTCGTTCGACGTACGCGATCGAGCGCAGGAGCAATCGCAGAAAGGCAGGCAAGCAATGGCAATGACCGCTCTCGCCGAAATGACCGAACTCGCAACAGATCACGGTTGGAAGATTCGGACGCACCTCGATGCCGACACCTACATCCGCACGGACGCAACGGGAAAGACGGTTATCGACGTCATGTACGACAAGCGTGGCGCAGTGCGCAGCATGCTCCGGCATCACAACGGGCGCACCGAACATCGCAACGCCGATTCCGCAGGCAAGCGCGCCGAGCTTGCCAAGTGGCTCAGCGCGGAACGCTTCAGCACCGACTACGACCACCGAATCGGGTGGGTTGTCCGGAAAGCAGGCAGCACAACCGATTTCATGATCAGTGCCATCGGCAACAAAGGCGCTGTGTTGATCAAGCTGCCTGACGGCTCGAACGTCCACGCGGTACCGCTCGAGTCGGTCTCTCGGTGGACCGGAGAACAGCACCTGGTCAAGTTGACTGACGGCACGGACTACGCACGGGTAGAGACATGGCAGGGCGGACGCGCCGCAGCAGAGCAGAAAGCGCGCGAATTGGGCGGTTACGTCGTCGAACTCGACGCCAACTTGTGTCCCGGAACCATCGTCGCCGACTACCGACCGATCACGAACATTAAATCTGTGAGCGTGCTTGTCTCCGAACTGTCAGCGCATGCTAAGTCCGGCGACTACGCCACACACACGCGAACCGGACGCGCCGTCGACCAGGGATACATCGTTCAATTAGATGGGACACAAGTTCCCCTTACGGCGAACGTCGAATCCGATGTCCGGGAGTTTATCGTGCAATTTGAGGAATGGATTACAGAGGCCGAAGACGGCGCGTTCCGTATCTACACAATGCGCGATCCGGAAACATGCGCATGGATGTATGTAACCGATCAGGTACTGATAATTCCTGATCGCGAACGCGCATTTGATCTCGCGATCGAGCACGGTGTGCCGAGTATTTTCGACGCGGTATACGGAGACGAAATCGACGTACCAGACAACCGCCGTGGTATTCAGCAGAATCTGACACAGAACGGATAGAGCAATGGGTCACATGCTCTCGAACGTCGGAACGGCCTACCTTCCCCATGTCCACAATCTGAACGCGTGGACGGGAGACTTCCGCGAACATCGCGAGTTCAGGTTGCCGGAACCGGACCGTAGCGCGTATGCCGCGTACCTGGCTGAGAACGCGAATCAGCGCATTCTCGTGGTCACGCGGGAGACCGAGCGCGACCACACGTGCACTGCGGACTATGCCGCAGACTGCGTGTGCGCCGACAACGGGCGCGACTCCGTAACCGAGGTGGCCATAGGTGCTACGCCCATGTACGTGGCCAACCTGCTCGGCTACTACGGCATCACGGATACCGAGATGTCCTGGAACGCTGAGCACTTCTATGCCGACACGATGGCAGACACGGACGATGGCGAACCCTTCGAACGGCCGGACGCTGATGAATATTACGATGCCGAAGGGCCGGTAACGGCGCGTTACTCGGCGCGGTTGATCGGCTTCACCCCTGTACAGGTGCGCGCCATCCGTACCGCGTTGGGAATCAAGGAGCGCTAAAGCGCCTACAACACTCCGTAGCGTCTGAGCCTTCTAATCCTGAGCTCACTTAATCGGGATTAATACCACATTCAACTGTCTCTTTTGTGCTGCCAAAAAACAGCACGACTACCGAAATGGAGTAATCGCAATGGGCGAGTACGCAACACGTATTTCTGACCGTCAAGAAATCAAGATTGGCACATGTGAGGACATGTACTACCTGCGCTATGACCAGCGCAATAAGGTCAGCGGTGGCGACGCGACGGGGTGGGCTGCTCGCAATTGGGA
This genomic interval carries:
- a CDS encoding terminase large subunit codes for the protein MADISAPVPTCGFRNALSGLRCSETGDHLCLARATLAADFFAHVLVHTKGAYAGRPFILEDWQRDDIVYPLLGATVWSQEYGCYKRQYEIAWIEVARKNGKSELLAGIMLYLLLMDDEESAEIYGCARNREQASLVFDVAKRMVQLSTVLRKRLRIKATEKRIVYPRTDSFYRVLAADAGGALGSNPHGVGADEILAWPNSGMWDAMRTGMGSGARRQPLMVAATTAGSDTEAFAGSMHREMQRVADDPARSPHIFVYLRNVPMDADPWNEKNWHLANPALGTFLSLEGMRKQALEARNNPIAEVAFRQFRLNQWQSATFRWMPMHLFDASVGEPYTAADAGRAAFAGADCWFGLDLASRQDLCSMAFAFPDSAGGVDVLWRFWLPEAAYARLNAANDGRFTQWVKDGWLRVTEGDVLDFDAFYADVEADNTLFQILGGDADKFASDPVLQRIQQLIYCDDIFAYSNVFQHMSPGMHHISDLVKQQAFRWHGNPLARFCFDSTDVRVDPADPDRIRPDKPNRSRAAKRIDGVPAAVMAVNAWKTRGDEVKSVYATGDYDVFTV
- a CDS encoding P27 family phage terminase small subunit, translated to MKINPPFALTKHAKEHWHRHADRIYDEGRADVVNLDALAMYADCMALYQEAMARMRADGMIRPGERGGLSRHPGVMVLNSLRVDMMRLAKLVPLYDNKIDPTDGLDAFLKDAEGWANDSTASGL